The following coding sequences are from one Ursus arctos isolate Adak ecotype North America unplaced genomic scaffold, UrsArc2.0 scaffold_23, whole genome shotgun sequence window:
- the ATG2A gene encoding autophagy-related protein 2 homolog A isoform X3, with the protein MSRWLWPWSNCVKERVCRYLLHHYLGHFFQEHLSLDQLSLDLYKGSVALRDIHLEIWSVNEVLESIDSPLELVEGFVGSIEVAVPWAALLTDHCTVHVSGLQLTLQPRQGPGPGAADSQSWASCMTTSLQLAQECLRDGLPEPSEPPQPLEGLEMFAQTIETVLRRIKVTFLDTVVRVEHSPGDGEHGVAVEVHVQRLEYCDEAVRDPSQAPAVDVHQPPAFLHKLLQLAGVRLRFEELPPQEDPPKPPLQIGSCSGYMELTVKLKQNEAFPGPKLEVAGQLGSLHLLLTPQQLQQLQELLSAMSLADPDGLVDKLNKSRPLGAEDLWLIEQDLNQQLQAGAVAEPLSPEPLTNPLVNLDNTDLFFSMAGLTSSVASALSELSLSDVDLGSSVHSDMAPRRLSAHAHPTGKTAPTPLPDTLRPDSLVKMTLGGMTLTLLHTSAPSSGPPDLTTHFFSEFDATKDGPFGSRDFHHLRPCFQRACPCSHVRLTGTAVQLSWELRTGRGRRTTSTQVHFGQLEVLECLWPRDATEPEYTEILSFPSSPGSQASARPCAHLRHTQTLRRMSKSRPRRPAACHCHSELALDLADFQADVELGALDRLAALLCLATMPPPEPPAGLLTEPAPAAEQQTVVRLSAPRATLQLHFPIADLRPERDPWAGRAVRAERLRLELSEPQFQSELNSGPGPPVPTRLELTCSDLHGTYEDGEKPPIPCLRVSKALDPKSPGRKYFLPQVVVTLHPQLSSAQWEVAPEKGEELELSAESPCELREPEPSPFSSKRTMYETEEMVIPGDPEEMRTFQTRALALSRCSLEVLLPSAHIFLPSKEVYESLYNRINNDLLMWEPADLLPAPHPAAHPPGFPGPSGFWHDNFKMCKSAFKLDSDSDDEDAHFFSVGASGAPQPPAPESPSPRSQSTFSTLVTVLKGRITALCETKDEVGRRLETSHGELVLDVEQGTVFSVSQYRGQPGLGYFCLEAERARLYHRAAVDNYLLPSRLELPSFAPPAQLAPTIYPSEEGVTERGASGLKSQGRGPHMLSTAVRIHLDPHKNVKEFLVTLRLHRATLRHFMALPEQSWHSQLLEFLDVLDDPVLGYLPPTVITVLHTHLFSCAVDYRPLYLPVRVLVTTETFTLSSNIIMDTSTFLLRFILDDSALYLSDKCEMETPDLQRDYVCVLDVDLLELVIKTWKGSTEGKLSQPLFELRCSNNVVHVHSCADSCALLVNLLQYVMSEGDLHPPPRPPSPTEIAGQKVQLSESPASLPSCPPVETALINQRDLADALLDTERSLRELTQPSGGPLPQASPVSVYLFPGERSGAQPHLPPVVTPAGSLGSRSEAKEDEKEEGDGDTLDSDEFCILDAPGLGIPPRDGEPVVTQLHPGPIVVQDGYFSRPLGSTDLLRAPAHFPMPTSRVVLREVSLVWHLYGGRDFGPHPGHRARGSFMGPRGSPSRCSGPNRPQNSWRTQGGSGRQHHVLMEIQLSKVSFQHEVYPAEPAAGPAAPSQELEERPLSRQVFIVQELEVRDRLASSQINKFLYLHTSERLPRRAHSNMLTIKALHVAPTTNLGGPECCLRVSLMPLRLNVDQDALLFLKDFFTSLVAGINPMVAAETSAEARPDPRVQPSSLQEGQPEDAEVTGSREAAGGGHGSPAEQQPIYFREFRFTSEVPIWLDYHGKHVTMDQVGTFAGLLIGLAQLNCSELKLKRLCCRHGLLGVDKVLGYALNEWLQDIRKNQLPGLLGGVGPMHSVVQLFQGFRDLLWLPIEQYRKDGRLMRGLQRGAASFGSSTASAALELSNRLVQAIQATAETVYDILSPAAPIPRSLQDKRSVRRLRKGHQPADLREGVAKAYDTVREGILDTAQTICDVASRGHEQKGLTGAVGGVIRQLPPTVVKPLILATEATSSLLGGMRNQILPDAHKDHALKWRSDEGRD; encoded by the exons GTATGACCACGAGCCTGCAGCTGGCTCAGGAGTGCCTTCGGGACGGGCTGCCCGAGCCCTCTGAGCCACCACAGCCCCTGGAGGGACTGGAAATGTTTGCCCAGACCATTGAGACTG TGCTGCGAAGGATCAAGGTGACCTTCCTGGACACTGTCGTGAGGGTGGAGCACTCACCGGGTGATGGGGAGCACGGTGTGGCAGTAGAAGTCCACGTGCAGAG ACTGGAGTACTGTGATGAGGCAGTGCGGGACCCAAGCCAGGCGCCTGCGGTGGACGTGCACCAGCCTCCTGCCTTTCTGCACAAGCTGCTGCAGCTGGCAGGGGTCCGCCTGCGCTTCGAGGAGCTCCCCCCACAG GAAGATCCCCCGAAACCCCCCTTGCAGATCGGCAGCTGCTCAGGGTATATGGAATTGACAGTGAAATTGAAGCAGAATGAGGCCTTCCCAGGCCCCAAG CTGGAGGTGGCTGGACAGCTGGGCTCCTTGCACCTGCTCCTGACCCCTCAGCAGCTCCAGCAGCTTCAGGAACTGCTCAGTGCCATGAGCCTTGCAG ACCCTGACGGCCTGGTTGACAAGCTGAACAAGAGCCGCCCGCTAGGTGCTGAAGACCTGTGGCTGATCGAGCAGGACCTGAACCAGCAGCTGCAGGCAGGGGCCGTGGCCGAGCCCCTCAGCCCAGAACCCCTTACCAACCCTCTTGTCAACCTGGACAACACTG ACCTCTTCTTCTCCATGGCGGGCCTCACGAGCAGTGTGGCCTCAGCCCTCTCTGAGCTCTCCCTCTCGGATGTAGACCTGGGATCCTCTGTGCACAGCGACATGGCCCCCCGCCGGCTCTCTGCCCATGCTCACCCAACTG GCAAGACGGCCCCCACGCCCCTCCCGGACACCCTGCGCCCTGACTCGCTGGTGAAGATGACCTTGGGGGGCATGACCCTGACCTTGCTTCATACGTCTGCCCCATCTTCCGGACCACCTGACCTCACCACCCACTTTTTTTCGGAGTTTGATGCCACCAAGGATGGGCCCTTCGGCTCCCGTGACTTCCACCATCTCCGACCGTGCTTCCAGAGGGCCTGTCCCTGTAGCCATGTCCG GCTAACGGGGACAGCCGTGCAGCTGTCCTGGGAGCTGCGGACCGGCAGGGGCCGGCGGACGACCAGCACGCAAGTGCACTTCGGGCAGCTCGAGGTGCTGGAGTGCCTATGGCCCAGGGACGCGACAGAGCCCGAGTACACAGAG ATCCTGAGCTTCCCCAGCAGCCCAGGTTCCCAGGCCTCAGCTCGGCCCTGTGCCCACCTGCGTCATACACAGACTCTCCGCCGGATGTCCAAG AGCCGCCCCCGGCGCCCCGCTGCCTGCCATTGCCACTCAGAACTGGCCCTGGACCTGGCTGATTTCCAGGCAGATGTGGAGCTGGGGGCCCTGGACCGGCTTGCTGCCCTGCTGTGCCTGGCTACCATGCCCCCTCCCGAGccacctgctggcctcctg acAGAACCCGCACCAGCTGCCGAGCAGCAGACGGTGGTGCGGCTGTCGGCACCCCGGGCCACGCTGCAGCTGCACTTCCCCATCGCCGACCTGCGGCCCGAGCGGGACCCCTGGGCAGGCCGGGCTGTGCGGGCCGAGCGGCTGCGGCTAGAGCTGAGTGAGCCCCAGTTCCAGTCAGAGTTGAACAGCGGTCCTGGTCCCCCGGTCCCCACCCGCCTGGAACTTACCTGCTCCGACCTGCATG GCACTTACGAAGATGGAGAGAAGCCACCCATCCCCTGCCTGCGGGTCTCCAAAGCTCTGGATCCCAAGAGCCCTGGGCGCAAATACTTCCTGCCTCA GGTCGTGGTGACGCTACACCCCCAGCTCAGCAGTGCACAGTGGGAGGTGGCCcctgagaagggagaggagctggagctgTCAGCCGAGAGTCCCTGTGAGCTGCGGGAGCCTGAGCCCTCACCCTTCTCCTCCAAGAGAACCATGTACGAGACGGAGGAG ATGGTGATTCCTGGAGACCCAGAGGAGATGAGGACCTTCCAGACCCGGGCCCTGGCGCTGTCGCGCTGCAGCCTGGAAGTGCTCCTGCCCAGTGCCCACATCTTCCTGCCCAGCAAGGAGGTCTACGAGAGCCTCTATAACAG GATCAACAATGACCTGCTCATGTGGGAGCCTGCAGACCTGcttcctgcccctcaccccgccgCTCACCCCCCTGGCTTCCCGGGCCCCTCAGGCTTCTGGCATGACAACTTCAAGATGTGCAAGTCAGCCTTCAAGCTGG ACTCAGACTCGGATGATGAGGATGCCCACTTCTTCTCAGTGGGGGCATCAGGcgctccccagccccctgcccccgaGTCCCCAAGTCCTCGCTCCCAGAGTACCTTCTCTACACTGGTGACAGTGCTGAAGGGTCGGATCACAGCCCTCTGTGAGACTAAG GACGAGGTTGGGAGGCGGCTAGAGACCTCACACGGGGAGCTAGTGTTGGACGTGGAGCAAGGCACTGTCTTCAGCGTGTCCCAGTACCGAGGCCAGCCGGGGCTCGGCTACTTCTGCCTGGAAGCTGAGAGGGCAAGGCTCTACCACCGAG CGGCTGTGGACAACTACCTGCTGCCCAGTCGCCTGGAGCTGCCCAGCTTTGCTCCCCCGGCCCAGCTGGCCCCAACCATCTACCCTTCAGAGGAAGGGGTGACCGAACGGGGAGCCTCGGGCCTCAAGAGCCAGGGCCGGGGTCCCCACATGCTGTCCACGGCTGTGCGCATCCATCTGGACCCCCACAAGAATGTCAAG GAGTTCCTGGTGACACTGAGGCTCCACCGGGCCACCCTACGCCACTTCATGGCTCTACCAGAACAGAGTTGGCACTCCCAG CTGTTGGAGTTCTTAGATGTGCTTGATGACCCAGTGCTGGGCTACCTGCCCCCAACCGTCATTACCGTCCTGCACACTCACCTGTTCTCCTGTGCCGTGGACTACAG GCCCCTCTACCTCCCTGTGCGTGTCCTTGTCACCACTGAGACCTTCACCCTCTCCAGCAACATCATCATGGACACCTCCACTTTCCTGCTCAG GTTCATCCTCGATGACTCAGCCTTATACCTGTCCGACAAGTGTGAGATGGAGACCCCGGATCTGCAGCGAG ATTATGTCTGTGTCTTGGATGTTGATCTTCTGGAGCTTGTGATTAAAACCTGGAAGGGGAGCACCGAGGGCAAACTG agccAGCCGCTGTTCGAGCTGCGCTGTTCCAACAACGTGGTACACGTGCACAGCTGCGCAGACTCGTGCGCCCTGCTGGTCAACCTGCTGCAGTACGTGATGAGTGAGGGCGACCTacacccccctccccggccccccagccccacGGAGATCGCCGGCCAGAAGGTACAG CTCTCTGAgagccctgcctccctgccctcctgccccccggTGGAGACAGCCCTCATCAACCAGCGGGACCTGGCCGACGCCCTCTTGGACACTGAGCGCAGCTTGCGGGAGCTGACCCAGCCTTCAG GTGGCCCCCTCCCTCAGGCCTCGCCTGTGTCAGTCTACCTATTTCCAGGTGAACGGAGTGGGGCCCAGCCCCACTTGCCCCCTGTTGTGACCCCCGCTGGCAGCTTGGGGTCCCGCTCAGAGGCCAAGGAAgatgaaaaggaagagggagatggagacaCTCTGGACAGTGACGAGTTCTGCATCCTCGACGCTCCTGGCCTGGGCATCCCG ccccgaGATGGGGAGCCCGTGGTGACACAGCTGCATCCAGGCCCCATCGTCGTGCAGGACGGGTACTTCTCTCGGCCCCTGGGCAGCACGGACCTGCTGCGGGCGCCGGCCCACTTCCCCATGCCGACCAGCCGTGTGGTGCTGCGGGAAGTCTCGCTCGTCTGGCACCTCTATGGGGGCCGGGACTTTGGCCCCCACCCTGGCCACAG GGCAAGAGGCAGCTTCATGGGCCCCAGGGGCTCCCCTTCCCGCTGCTCCGGCCCCAACCGGCCCCAGAACTCTTGGCGTACCCAGGGGGGCAGCGGGAGGCAGCACCACGTCCTCATGGAGATCCAGCTCAGCAAG GTGAGCTTCCAGCACGAGGTGTACCCAGCAGAGCCCGCTGCGGGCCCTGCGGCCCCCAGCCAGGAGCTAGAGGAGCGGCCGCTGTCCCGCCAGGTGTTCATCGTGCAGGAGCTGGAGGTCCGAGACCGGCTCGCCTCCTCCCAGATCAACAAGTTCCTGTACTTGCACACGAGTGAGCGGCTGCCACGTCGTGCCCACTCCAACATG ctcacCATCAAAGCCCTGCACGTGGCCCCCACGACCAACCTCGGTGGGCCCGAGTGCTGTCTCCGCGTCTCGCTGATGCCCCTGCGGCTCAACGTGGACCAG GATGCCCTGCTCTTCCTCAAGGACTTCTTCACCAGCTTGGTGGCCGGCATCAATCCTATGGTTGCGGCGGAGACGTCCGCTGAGG CTCGCCCTGACCCCCGAGTCCAGCCCAGCAGCCTCCAGGAAGGGCAGCCTGAGGACGCAGAGGTGACCGGCTCCCGGGAGGCCGCGGGCGGTGGACacggctcccctgctgagcagcaGCCCATCTACTTCAG GGAGTTCCGCTTCACGTCTGAGGTACCTATCTGGTTGGATTACCATGGCAAGCACGTCACCATGGACCAGGTG GGCACTTTCGCTGGCCTCCTCATCGGCCTGGCCCAGCTCAACTGCTCCGAGCTGAAGCTGAAGCGGCTTTGTTGCCGACATGG acTCCTGGGTGTGGACAAGGTGCTGGGCTATGCTCTCAACGAGTGGCTGCAGGATATCCGCAAGAACCAGCTGCCTGGCCTGCTGGGGGGTGTAGGCCCCATGCACTCAGTTGTCCAGCTCT TCCAAGGGTTCCGGGACCTGCTTTGGCTGCCCATCGAGCAGTACAGAAAGGATGGGCGCCTCATGCGGGGGCTACAGCGAGGGGCCGCCTCCTTTGGCTCGTCCACGGCCTCAGCCGCGCTGGAACTCAGCAACCGGCTGGTGCAGGCTATCCAG GCCACAGCTGAGACCGTGTACGACATCCTGTCCCCAGCGGCGCCCATCCCCCGCTCCCTGCAGGACAAGCGCTCTGTGCGAAGGCTACGAAAGGGCCACCAGCCTGCTGACCTCCGGGAGGGTGTGGCGAAGGCCTATGACACGGTTCGAGAG GGCATCCTGGACACGGCTCAGACCATCTGTGATGTGGCTTCTCGGGGCCACGAGCAGAAGGGGCTGACGGGCGCCGTGGGGGGCGTGATCCGCCAGCTGCCCCCAACCGTGGTGAAGCCCCTCATTCTAGCCACAGAGGCCACGTCCAGTCTGCTCGGAGGGATGCGAAACCAGATCCTTCCCGACGCGCACAAGGACCACGCTCTCAAGTGGCGCTCGGACGAAGGCCGGGACTGA
- the ATG2A gene encoding autophagy-related protein 2 homolog A isoform X4 has translation MSRWLWPWSNCVKERVCRYLLHHYLGHFFQEHLSLDQLSLDLYKGSVALRDIHLEIWSVNEVLESIDSPLELVEGFVGSIEVAVPWAALLTDHCTVHVSGLQLTLQPRQGPGPGAADSQSWASCMTTSLQLAQECLRDGLPEPSEPPQPLEGLEMFAQTIETVLRRIKVTFLDTVVRVEHSPGDGEHGVAVEVHVQRLEYCDEAVRDPSQAPAVDVHQPPAFLHKLLQLAGVRLRFEELPPQEDPPKPPLQIGSCSGYMELTVKLKQNEAFPGPKLEVAGQLGSLHLLLTPQQLQQLQELLSAMSLADPDGLVDKLNKSRPLGAEDLWLIEQDLNQQLQAGAVAEPLSPEPLTNPLVNLDNTDLFFSMAGLTSSVASALSELSLSDVDLGSSVHSDMAPRRLSAHAHPTGKTAPTPLPDTLRPDSLVKMTLGGMTLTLLHTSAPSSGPPDLTTHFFSEFDATKDGPFGSRDFHHLRPCFQRACPCSHVRLTGTAVQLSWELRTGRGRRTTSTQVHFGQLEVLECLWPRDATEPEYTEILSFPSSPGSQASARPCAHLRHTQTLRRMSKSRPRRPAACHCHSELALDLADFQADVELGALDRLAALLCLATMPPPEPPAGLLTEPAPAAEQQTVVRLSAPRATLQLHFPIADLRPERDPWAGRAVRAERLRLELSEPQFQSELNSGPGPPVPTRLELTCSDLHGTYEDGEKPPIPCLRVSKALDPKSPGRKYFLPQVVVTLHPQLSSAQWEVAPEKGEELELSAESPCELREPEPSPFSSKRTMYETEEMVIPGDPEEMRTFQTRALALSRCSLEVLLPSAHIFLPSKEVYESLYNRINNDLLMWEPADLLPAPHPAAHPPGFPGPSGFWHDNFKMCKSAFKLDSDSDDEDAHFFSVGASGAPQPPAPESPSPRSQSTFSTLVTVLKGRITALCETKDEVGRRLETSHGELVLDVEQGTVFSVSQYRGQPGLGYFCLEAERARLYHRAAVDNYLLPSRLELPSFAPPAQLAPTIYPSEEGVTERGASGLKSQGRGPHMLSTAVRIHLDPHKNVKEFLVTLRLHRATLRHFMALPEQSWHSQLLEFLDVLDDPVLGYLPPTVITVLHTHLFSCAVDYRPLYLPVRVLVTTETFTLSSNIIMDTSTFLLRFILDDSALYLSDKCEMETPDLQRDYVCVLDVDLLELVIKTWKGSTEGKLSQPLFELRCSNNVVHVHSCADSCALLVNLLQYVMSEGDLHPPPRPPSPTEIAGQKLSESPASLPSCPPVETALINQRDLADALLDTERSLRELTQPSGGPLPQASPVSVYLFPGERSGAQPHLPPVVTPAGSLGSRSEAKEDEKEEGDGDTLDSDEFCILDAPGLGIPPRDGEPVVTQLHPGPIVVQDGYFSRPLGSTDLLRAPAHFPMPTSRVVLREVSLVWHLYGGRDFGPHPGHRARGSFMGPRGSPSRCSGPNRPQNSWRTQGGSGRQHHVLMEIQLSKVSFQHEVYPAEPAAGPAAPSQELEERPLSRQVFIVQELEVRDRLASSQINKFLYLHTSERLPRRAHSNMLTIKALHVAPTTNLGGPECCLRVSLMPLRLNVDQDALLFLKDFFTSLVAGINPMVAAETSAEARPDPRVQPSSLQEGQPEDAEVTGSREAAGGGHGSPAEQQPIYFREFRFTSEVPIWLDYHGKHVTMDQVGTFAGLLIGLAQLNCSELKLKRLCCRHGLLGVDKVLGYALNEWLQDIRKNQLPGLLGGVGPMHSVVQLFQGFRDLLWLPIEQYRKDGRLMRGLQRGAASFGSSTASAALELSNRLVQAIQATAETVYDILSPAAPIPRSLQDKRSVRRLRKGHQPADLREGVAKAYDTVREGILDTAQTICDVASRGHEQKGLTGAVGGVIRQLPPTVVKPLILATEATSSLLGGMRNQILPDAHKDHALKWRSDEGRD, from the exons GTATGACCACGAGCCTGCAGCTGGCTCAGGAGTGCCTTCGGGACGGGCTGCCCGAGCCCTCTGAGCCACCACAGCCCCTGGAGGGACTGGAAATGTTTGCCCAGACCATTGAGACTG TGCTGCGAAGGATCAAGGTGACCTTCCTGGACACTGTCGTGAGGGTGGAGCACTCACCGGGTGATGGGGAGCACGGTGTGGCAGTAGAAGTCCACGTGCAGAG ACTGGAGTACTGTGATGAGGCAGTGCGGGACCCAAGCCAGGCGCCTGCGGTGGACGTGCACCAGCCTCCTGCCTTTCTGCACAAGCTGCTGCAGCTGGCAGGGGTCCGCCTGCGCTTCGAGGAGCTCCCCCCACAG GAAGATCCCCCGAAACCCCCCTTGCAGATCGGCAGCTGCTCAGGGTATATGGAATTGACAGTGAAATTGAAGCAGAATGAGGCCTTCCCAGGCCCCAAG CTGGAGGTGGCTGGACAGCTGGGCTCCTTGCACCTGCTCCTGACCCCTCAGCAGCTCCAGCAGCTTCAGGAACTGCTCAGTGCCATGAGCCTTGCAG ACCCTGACGGCCTGGTTGACAAGCTGAACAAGAGCCGCCCGCTAGGTGCTGAAGACCTGTGGCTGATCGAGCAGGACCTGAACCAGCAGCTGCAGGCAGGGGCCGTGGCCGAGCCCCTCAGCCCAGAACCCCTTACCAACCCTCTTGTCAACCTGGACAACACTG ACCTCTTCTTCTCCATGGCGGGCCTCACGAGCAGTGTGGCCTCAGCCCTCTCTGAGCTCTCCCTCTCGGATGTAGACCTGGGATCCTCTGTGCACAGCGACATGGCCCCCCGCCGGCTCTCTGCCCATGCTCACCCAACTG GCAAGACGGCCCCCACGCCCCTCCCGGACACCCTGCGCCCTGACTCGCTGGTGAAGATGACCTTGGGGGGCATGACCCTGACCTTGCTTCATACGTCTGCCCCATCTTCCGGACCACCTGACCTCACCACCCACTTTTTTTCGGAGTTTGATGCCACCAAGGATGGGCCCTTCGGCTCCCGTGACTTCCACCATCTCCGACCGTGCTTCCAGAGGGCCTGTCCCTGTAGCCATGTCCG GCTAACGGGGACAGCCGTGCAGCTGTCCTGGGAGCTGCGGACCGGCAGGGGCCGGCGGACGACCAGCACGCAAGTGCACTTCGGGCAGCTCGAGGTGCTGGAGTGCCTATGGCCCAGGGACGCGACAGAGCCCGAGTACACAGAG ATCCTGAGCTTCCCCAGCAGCCCAGGTTCCCAGGCCTCAGCTCGGCCCTGTGCCCACCTGCGTCATACACAGACTCTCCGCCGGATGTCCAAG AGCCGCCCCCGGCGCCCCGCTGCCTGCCATTGCCACTCAGAACTGGCCCTGGACCTGGCTGATTTCCAGGCAGATGTGGAGCTGGGGGCCCTGGACCGGCTTGCTGCCCTGCTGTGCCTGGCTACCATGCCCCCTCCCGAGccacctgctggcctcctg acAGAACCCGCACCAGCTGCCGAGCAGCAGACGGTGGTGCGGCTGTCGGCACCCCGGGCCACGCTGCAGCTGCACTTCCCCATCGCCGACCTGCGGCCCGAGCGGGACCCCTGGGCAGGCCGGGCTGTGCGGGCCGAGCGGCTGCGGCTAGAGCTGAGTGAGCCCCAGTTCCAGTCAGAGTTGAACAGCGGTCCTGGTCCCCCGGTCCCCACCCGCCTGGAACTTACCTGCTCCGACCTGCATG GCACTTACGAAGATGGAGAGAAGCCACCCATCCCCTGCCTGCGGGTCTCCAAAGCTCTGGATCCCAAGAGCCCTGGGCGCAAATACTTCCTGCCTCA GGTCGTGGTGACGCTACACCCCCAGCTCAGCAGTGCACAGTGGGAGGTGGCCcctgagaagggagaggagctggagctgTCAGCCGAGAGTCCCTGTGAGCTGCGGGAGCCTGAGCCCTCACCCTTCTCCTCCAAGAGAACCATGTACGAGACGGAGGAG ATGGTGATTCCTGGAGACCCAGAGGAGATGAGGACCTTCCAGACCCGGGCCCTGGCGCTGTCGCGCTGCAGCCTGGAAGTGCTCCTGCCCAGTGCCCACATCTTCCTGCCCAGCAAGGAGGTCTACGAGAGCCTCTATAACAG GATCAACAATGACCTGCTCATGTGGGAGCCTGCAGACCTGcttcctgcccctcaccccgccgCTCACCCCCCTGGCTTCCCGGGCCCCTCAGGCTTCTGGCATGACAACTTCAAGATGTGCAAGTCAGCCTTCAAGCTGG ACTCAGACTCGGATGATGAGGATGCCCACTTCTTCTCAGTGGGGGCATCAGGcgctccccagccccctgcccccgaGTCCCCAAGTCCTCGCTCCCAGAGTACCTTCTCTACACTGGTGACAGTGCTGAAGGGTCGGATCACAGCCCTCTGTGAGACTAAG GACGAGGTTGGGAGGCGGCTAGAGACCTCACACGGGGAGCTAGTGTTGGACGTGGAGCAAGGCACTGTCTTCAGCGTGTCCCAGTACCGAGGCCAGCCGGGGCTCGGCTACTTCTGCCTGGAAGCTGAGAGGGCAAGGCTCTACCACCGAG CGGCTGTGGACAACTACCTGCTGCCCAGTCGCCTGGAGCTGCCCAGCTTTGCTCCCCCGGCCCAGCTGGCCCCAACCATCTACCCTTCAGAGGAAGGGGTGACCGAACGGGGAGCCTCGGGCCTCAAGAGCCAGGGCCGGGGTCCCCACATGCTGTCCACGGCTGTGCGCATCCATCTGGACCCCCACAAGAATGTCAAG GAGTTCCTGGTGACACTGAGGCTCCACCGGGCCACCCTACGCCACTTCATGGCTCTACCAGAACAGAGTTGGCACTCCCAG CTGTTGGAGTTCTTAGATGTGCTTGATGACCCAGTGCTGGGCTACCTGCCCCCAACCGTCATTACCGTCCTGCACACTCACCTGTTCTCCTGTGCCGTGGACTACAG GCCCCTCTACCTCCCTGTGCGTGTCCTTGTCACCACTGAGACCTTCACCCTCTCCAGCAACATCATCATGGACACCTCCACTTTCCTGCTCAG GTTCATCCTCGATGACTCAGCCTTATACCTGTCCGACAAGTGTGAGATGGAGACCCCGGATCTGCAGCGAG ATTATGTCTGTGTCTTGGATGTTGATCTTCTGGAGCTTGTGATTAAAACCTGGAAGGGGAGCACCGAGGGCAAACTG agccAGCCGCTGTTCGAGCTGCGCTGTTCCAACAACGTGGTACACGTGCACAGCTGCGCAGACTCGTGCGCCCTGCTGGTCAACCTGCTGCAGTACGTGATGAGTGAGGGCGACCTacacccccctccccggccccccagccccacGGAGATCGCCGGCCAGAAG CTCTCTGAgagccctgcctccctgccctcctgccccccggTGGAGACAGCCCTCATCAACCAGCGGGACCTGGCCGACGCCCTCTTGGACACTGAGCGCAGCTTGCGGGAGCTGACCCAGCCTTCAG GTGGCCCCCTCCCTCAGGCCTCGCCTGTGTCAGTCTACCTATTTCCAGGTGAACGGAGTGGGGCCCAGCCCCACTTGCCCCCTGTTGTGACCCCCGCTGGCAGCTTGGGGTCCCGCTCAGAGGCCAAGGAAgatgaaaaggaagagggagatggagacaCTCTGGACAGTGACGAGTTCTGCATCCTCGACGCTCCTGGCCTGGGCATCCCG ccccgaGATGGGGAGCCCGTGGTGACACAGCTGCATCCAGGCCCCATCGTCGTGCAGGACGGGTACTTCTCTCGGCCCCTGGGCAGCACGGACCTGCTGCGGGCGCCGGCCCACTTCCCCATGCCGACCAGCCGTGTGGTGCTGCGGGAAGTCTCGCTCGTCTGGCACCTCTATGGGGGCCGGGACTTTGGCCCCCACCCTGGCCACAG GGCAAGAGGCAGCTTCATGGGCCCCAGGGGCTCCCCTTCCCGCTGCTCCGGCCCCAACCGGCCCCAGAACTCTTGGCGTACCCAGGGGGGCAGCGGGAGGCAGCACCACGTCCTCATGGAGATCCAGCTCAGCAAG GTGAGCTTCCAGCACGAGGTGTACCCAGCAGAGCCCGCTGCGGGCCCTGCGGCCCCCAGCCAGGAGCTAGAGGAGCGGCCGCTGTCCCGCCAGGTGTTCATCGTGCAGGAGCTGGAGGTCCGAGACCGGCTCGCCTCCTCCCAGATCAACAAGTTCCTGTACTTGCACACGAGTGAGCGGCTGCCACGTCGTGCCCACTCCAACATG ctcacCATCAAAGCCCTGCACGTGGCCCCCACGACCAACCTCGGTGGGCCCGAGTGCTGTCTCCGCGTCTCGCTGATGCCCCTGCGGCTCAACGTGGACCAG GATGCCCTGCTCTTCCTCAAGGACTTCTTCACCAGCTTGGTGGCCGGCATCAATCCTATGGTTGCGGCGGAGACGTCCGCTGAGG CTCGCCCTGACCCCCGAGTCCAGCCCAGCAGCCTCCAGGAAGGGCAGCCTGAGGACGCAGAGGTGACCGGCTCCCGGGAGGCCGCGGGCGGTGGACacggctcccctgctgagcagcaGCCCATCTACTTCAG GGAGTTCCGCTTCACGTCTGAGGTACCTATCTGGTTGGATTACCATGGCAAGCACGTCACCATGGACCAGGTG GGCACTTTCGCTGGCCTCCTCATCGGCCTGGCCCAGCTCAACTGCTCCGAGCTGAAGCTGAAGCGGCTTTGTTGCCGACATGG acTCCTGGGTGTGGACAAGGTGCTGGGCTATGCTCTCAACGAGTGGCTGCAGGATATCCGCAAGAACCAGCTGCCTGGCCTGCTGGGGGGTGTAGGCCCCATGCACTCAGTTGTCCAGCTCT TCCAAGGGTTCCGGGACCTGCTTTGGCTGCCCATCGAGCAGTACAGAAAGGATGGGCGCCTCATGCGGGGGCTACAGCGAGGGGCCGCCTCCTTTGGCTCGTCCACGGCCTCAGCCGCGCTGGAACTCAGCAACCGGCTGGTGCAGGCTATCCAG GCCACAGCTGAGACCGTGTACGACATCCTGTCCCCAGCGGCGCCCATCCCCCGCTCCCTGCAGGACAAGCGCTCTGTGCGAAGGCTACGAAAGGGCCACCAGCCTGCTGACCTCCGGGAGGGTGTGGCGAAGGCCTATGACACGGTTCGAGAG GGCATCCTGGACACGGCTCAGACCATCTGTGATGTGGCTTCTCGGGGCCACGAGCAGAAGGGGCTGACGGGCGCCGTGGGGGGCGTGATCCGCCAGCTGCCCCCAACCGTGGTGAAGCCCCTCATTCTAGCCACAGAGGCCACGTCCAGTCTGCTCGGAGGGATGCGAAACCAGATCCTTCCCGACGCGCACAAGGACCACGCTCTCAAGTGGCGCTCGGACGAAGGCCGGGACTGA